The proteins below come from a single Kosakonia sp. SMBL-WEM22 genomic window:
- the dinI gene encoding DNA damage-inducible protein I, with protein sequence MRIEVTIARTTSLPAGAIDALAGELSRRLNDHYPDRENKISVRYAAANNLSVLGGAKEDKDRVSEILQETWESADDWFITD encoded by the coding sequence ATGCGCATTGAAGTGACGATTGCCAGAACCACATCTTTACCCGCAGGCGCTATCGATGCGCTGGCAGGTGAGTTATCCCGCCGTCTGAATGATCACTATCCCGATCGCGAAAATAAAATTTCTGTCCGTTATGCTGCGGCAAATAACCTCTCCGTCCTTGGCGGCGCGAAAGAAGATAAAGACCGCGTTAGTGAAATCCTGCAAGAAACCTGGGAAAGCGCTGACGATTGGTTTATCACCGATTAA